In one Corallococcus sp. EGB genomic region, the following are encoded:
- a CDS encoding JmjC domain-containing protein: MKRIFESVGSPLQFDRESFRCRHTLLGHPALELENLAGVVQRLPSDNVFFSSGLLPKDADFDRAHVDYRTGLSLKDTVENMMTSNSYIMLRAPEQDPSFHELYRALLSEVEDLMRAQGVGSRAVDPMLYLFIASPGSVTPFHLDRYSTLLLQFRGSKAVHISKAWDEQVVPAPDLEAFVARSGSKVSYRETFDATATRYAFGPGDALHIPFVAPHYVKNGTGDVSVSLSIIFNTRETARHLRALRANHVLRKHLGPLGYRPTPVNRFLPLDHMKSGVERVVRRARGLLPA, translated from the coding sequence TTGCAGTTCGACCGTGAGTCCTTCCGGTGCCGTCACACGCTCCTGGGCCATCCCGCGCTGGAGTTGGAGAACCTGGCGGGCGTGGTGCAGCGGCTGCCCTCGGACAACGTGTTCTTCAGCTCCGGCCTCTTGCCCAAGGACGCGGACTTCGACCGCGCGCACGTGGACTACCGCACCGGCCTGTCGTTGAAGGACACCGTGGAGAACATGATGACGAGCAACTCGTACATCATGCTGCGCGCGCCGGAGCAGGACCCCAGCTTCCACGAGCTGTACCGCGCGCTCCTGTCGGAGGTGGAGGACCTGATGCGCGCGCAGGGCGTGGGAAGTCGCGCCGTGGATCCGATGCTGTATCTCTTCATCGCGTCCCCCGGCAGCGTCACGCCCTTCCACCTGGACCGCTACTCCACGCTGCTGCTGCAGTTCCGGGGCAGCAAGGCGGTGCACATCTCGAAGGCGTGGGATGAGCAGGTGGTCCCCGCGCCGGACCTGGAGGCGTTCGTCGCGCGCTCGGGTTCCAAGGTGAGCTATCGCGAGACCTTCGACGCGACGGCGACGCGCTATGCCTTCGGGCCCGGGGACGCGCTGCACATCCCCTTCGTGGCGCCGCACTACGTGAAGAACGGCACGGGGGATGTCTCCGTGTCGCTGTCCATCATCTTCAACACCCGCGAGACGGCCCGGCACCTGCGCGCGCTGCGCGCCAACCACGTGCTGCGCAAGCACCTGGGGCCGCTGGGTTACCGGCCTACGCCGGTGAACCGCTTCCTGCCGTTGGACCACATGAAGAGCGGCGTGGAGCGCGTGGTGCGCCGCGCTCGGGGCCTGCTGCCCGCCTGA